One window from the genome of Scyliorhinus torazame isolate Kashiwa2021f chromosome 3, sScyTor2.1, whole genome shotgun sequence encodes:
- the apela gene encoding apelin receptor early endogenous ligand, translating to MRFKHLFQIILVVCASLLLISGQKAGKRWRRKMQRHKCLQRRCMPLHSRVPFP from the exons ATGAGATTTAAGCACCTCTTCCAGATCATTCTTGTTGTATGTGCAAGTCTTCTGCTGATCAGTGGACAGAAAGCAG GTAAAAGGTGGAGAAGGAAAATGCAAAGGCACAAGTGCTTGCAAAGAAGATGTATGCCTCTCCATTCGAGAGTTCCCTTCCCTTAA